From the genome of Rhodohalobacter mucosus, one region includes:
- a CDS encoding DUF4412 domain-containing protein: MKKWFTLFIALITTLAFASEAQSQILKRLKDRVQQKVEDKVEQKVNREIDQAAEEMVEKSWNSIFGEGFSAGDSSSGFSFPMNSNVNTEESYRFDVVTTMEIENTDPNGDRQPPVTMYMHFNENENYSGTRFRGEEMDQQEGDVFMIYDVKNEALVMLMESEDEKYALAYNWGAANEFAEELEAAAMDGGSDYETDGDAEYEQEDEWPGYEKIGTRTIAGSVCEGYRSESDYERTEIWVSQDHDAGLQRMFRANSGTKHLKGKVPDDYPMGMIMEMTHENLETGETTVMRVTDVARNANVTLSMSDYPMLSFGDMMNQQ; encoded by the coding sequence ATGAAAAAATGGTTCACTCTATTCATCGCACTTATCACCACGCTTGCCTTTGCGTCGGAGGCTCAGTCACAAATCCTCAAGCGGTTAAAAGACAGGGTTCAGCAAAAGGTGGAAGACAAGGTTGAACAGAAAGTAAATCGCGAAATTGATCAGGCTGCGGAGGAGATGGTTGAAAAATCCTGGAACTCCATTTTTGGAGAAGGTTTCAGTGCGGGAGACAGCAGCAGCGGCTTTTCCTTTCCGATGAACAGCAATGTAAACACGGAGGAGTCGTACAGGTTTGATGTGGTAACGACCATGGAAATTGAAAACACAGACCCAAATGGCGACCGTCAGCCGCCCGTCACCATGTATATGCACTTTAATGAAAACGAGAACTACAGCGGTACACGTTTTCGCGGTGAAGAGATGGATCAGCAGGAGGGCGATGTGTTTATGATCTACGATGTGAAAAACGAAGCACTGGTGATGCTGATGGAGAGTGAGGACGAAAAATATGCCCTGGCCTACAATTGGGGCGCCGCAAATGAATTTGCTGAAGAGTTGGAGGCGGCGGCCATGGATGGAGGCAGTGACTATGAAACAGATGGAGATGCTGAGTATGAACAAGAGGACGAATGGCCCGGCTATGAAAAAATAGGGACGAGAACCATTGCGGGAAGCGTCTGCGAGGGGTATCGATCCGAGTCAGACTATGAGCGAACGGAGATATGGGTTTCACAGGATCATGACGCCGGCCTACAGCGAATGTTCCGGGCAAACAGCGGCACCAAGCATCTGAAAGGGAAGGTGCCGGATGACTACCCCATGGGCATGATCATGGAGATGACGCACGAAAACCTGGAGACCGGCGAAACCACCGTTATGCGGGTAACCGATGTAGCGCGCAATGCAAATGTAACACTTTCGATGAGCGACTATCCCATGCTCAGTTTTGGCGATATGATGAATCAGCAGTAA
- the pruA gene encoding L-glutamate gamma-semialdehyde dehydrogenase — MSNAYFEIREPINEPYLGYAPGSAERAALKERLKELKSEEIEIPAIINGEEVKTGRTADVVMPHNHAHKLGTVHYCGEKEVNQAIEGALEAQKKWADTPWQDRVAIFLRAADIITGPERFTMNATTMLAQSKTPQQSEIEAVGELADFFRFNAWYLTKIYQDQPYSPDGMWNRVEYRPLEGFVFAVTPFNFTAIAGNLPAAPAMCGNVVLWKPSPESIYSSWYVMQVLKEAGLPDGVIQFLPGEGADVGDPALASEHLSGLHFTGSVGTFNHLWKTIGNNIEKYRTYPRIVGETGGKDFIFAHKSADVDRLVIAALRGAFEYQGQKCSAASRMYVPKSLWPEFSDKLVAEVKKIKVGDVEDFSNFMGAVISRKAFEKITGYIDYAKEAKDAEIIAGGTYDSSKGWFVHPTVIHTTDPHFKTMEEEIFGPVLTVYVYEDKDFEKTLDLCDNTSPYALTGAIWARDRYALKQMADRLRQSAGNFYINDKPTAAIVNQQPFGGARKSGTNDKAGSMVNLFRWLSMRSMKETYQAPLDWTYPYMGKE, encoded by the coding sequence ATGTCGAACGCCTATTTTGAAATCCGGGAACCCATTAATGAACCCTACCTGGGTTATGCCCCCGGAAGCGCTGAGCGCGCTGCGCTGAAAGAGCGCCTGAAAGAACTAAAATCCGAGGAAATTGAAATTCCCGCCATCATCAACGGGGAAGAGGTAAAAACCGGCCGGACGGCCGATGTGGTAATGCCCCACAATCACGCCCACAAGCTGGGTACCGTTCATTATTGCGGCGAAAAAGAGGTAAACCAGGCCATTGAAGGTGCCCTGGAAGCACAGAAAAAGTGGGCGGATACCCCCTGGCAGGATCGCGTGGCAATATTTCTGCGCGCAGCCGATATCATCACCGGGCCGGAGCGTTTCACCATGAACGCAACTACCATGCTGGCCCAGTCCAAAACGCCTCAGCAGTCGGAAATTGAAGCCGTGGGCGAACTGGCCGACTTTTTCCGGTTCAACGCCTGGTACCTCACCAAAATCTACCAGGATCAGCCCTACTCCCCCGACGGTATGTGGAACCGGGTGGAGTATCGTCCGCTCGAGGGATTTGTCTTTGCGGTAACCCCGTTCAACTTTACCGCCATTGCAGGCAACCTCCCCGCAGCACCTGCCATGTGCGGCAATGTGGTGCTCTGGAAGCCGTCGCCGGAATCGATCTACTCCAGCTGGTATGTAATGCAGGTACTAAAGGAAGCAGGCCTGCCTGATGGTGTTATTCAATTCCTTCCCGGCGAGGGCGCAGACGTGGGCGATCCGGCTCTGGCCAGCGAGCATCTCTCCGGCCTGCACTTTACCGGTTCAGTGGGCACCTTCAACCACCTCTGGAAGACGATCGGTAACAACATTGAAAAATACCGCACCTACCCCAGAATCGTAGGTGAAACCGGCGGCAAGGATTTCATTTTTGCCCATAAGAGCGCCGATGTAGACCGGCTCGTGATCGCCGCCCTGCGCGGTGCCTTTGAGTACCAGGGACAAAAATGCTCTGCGGCATCCCGCATGTACGTGCCCAAATCGCTATGGCCGGAGTTCAGCGACAAGCTGGTGGCCGAAGTGAAGAAGATCAAGGTGGGCGATGTGGAAGATTTCTCCAATTTCATGGGAGCCGTGATCAGCAGGAAAGCATTTGAAAAAATCACCGGCTACATCGACTACGCCAAAGAGGCAAAGGATGCAGAGATCATCGCAGGCGGCACCTACGACAGCAGCAAGGGCTGGTTTGTGCATCCGACCGTGATTCACACCACCGATCCGCATTTCAAAACAATGGAAGAGGAGATTTTTGGCCCGGTGCTGACGGTGTATGTGTACGAGGACAAGGATTTTGAGAAAACCCTCGACCTTTGTGACAACACGTCGCCCTATGCCCTCACCGGTGCAATCTGGGCACGGGACCGCTACGCCCTGAAGCAGATGGCCGACCGTCTCCGTCAGAGCGCGGGCAACTTTTACATCAACGACAAGCCCACCGCGGCGATCGTGAACCAGCAGCCGTTTGGCGGCGCACGCAAGTCGGGCACGAACGACAAGGCCGGCAGCATGGTCAATCTCTTCAGATGGTTATCCATGAGATCCATGAAAGAGACCTACCAGGCTCCGCTCGACTGGACCTATCCGTACATGGGTAAGGAGTAA
- a CDS encoding collagen-like triple helix repeat-containing protein: MKKLIKFIFAAVSIFLLLTSCGPRGPVGPEGPRGPQGPAGPTILPTSFEFEVDLLQSNGFEFFQDIPSQIEMLESDVVLAFVFEDYIEEQDLEVWRKLPVIEFTQNGTQLLDYDFTFVDLRIFLDANYPLGAADEYAGLLIRGVHVPADFVNAGKMKSAKDADTFHELESLLGVEIQDLGKIN, encoded by the coding sequence ATGAAAAAGCTGATTAAATTTATATTTGCCGCCGTTTCCATCTTTCTGTTGCTCACATCCTGTGGTCCAAGGGGACCCGTAGGACCAGAGGGGCCACGCGGACCTCAAGGACCAGCCGGACCTACCATTCTACCCACATCTTTTGAGTTTGAAGTGGACCTGCTGCAGTCCAACGGCTTCGAGTTCTTCCAGGATATCCCCTCACAGATTGAGATGCTGGAATCGGATGTGGTTCTCGCATTTGTGTTCGAGGATTATATCGAAGAGCAGGACCTGGAAGTATGGAGAAAGCTGCCGGTCATCGAGTTTACTCAAAACGGTACACAGCTGCTCGACTACGATTTCACCTTTGTGGATCTCAGAATATTTCTGGATGCCAATTATCCGCTGGGCGCTGCAGACGAGTATGCGGGATTGCTGATTCGGGGCGTGCATGTTCCTGCCGACTTCGTGAATGCAGGCAAGATGAAGAGCGCGAAGGATGCAGACACCTTCCACGAGCTGGAGTCGCTGCTGGGTGTGGAGATTCAGGATCTTGGAAAAATAAACTAG
- a CDS encoding 6-bladed beta-propeller — protein sequence MNRFLKQLLIILSIPLFISCSSDRDMDSAAEIRTDELPGVGLERLFTIDEPEGQFFEYITAIDTDSEGRIFLVDQRAHRIYVYGRDGQFLTAFGQEGAGPADFRAILRFMIDENDRLIIFDMFNNRTAVYEESGDTWVPESFMTIEGSRFGAEAVDAAGNVIVRQSKNQMPEPGVYWYIHELAPAHLDSGLTGDKRLEFREMNNLVTDELTMRRIPFGRTTLLAAGKDGRYYMAWNDSFNVEVYDMSLNLVDSVRAPVPNQPVTQEERSAALEAAGPQFRSLASTHMPETKPVAASMKVDPAGNFWLHTYDTPEYLVLDNEGNPLGSFDLPGEDEEILHVSSDRMYTVRTGEEGTKITVYEFCL from the coding sequence ATGAATCGATTTCTGAAACAGTTACTCATCATTTTAAGCATCCCGTTATTCATATCCTGCAGTTCGGATCGGGATATGGACAGTGCAGCAGAGATCCGAACGGATGAGCTGCCGGGGGTTGGCTTGGAACGGCTCTTCACCATCGATGAGCCGGAGGGTCAATTTTTTGAATATATCACCGCCATAGATACAGATTCAGAGGGCAGGATCTTTCTGGTGGATCAGAGAGCCCACAGGATTTACGTCTACGGCCGCGACGGGCAATTTCTGACTGCATTCGGGCAGGAAGGAGCGGGTCCTGCGGATTTTCGGGCGATTCTGCGCTTTATGATTGATGAGAACGACCGCCTGATCATTTTTGACATGTTCAACAATCGCACCGCGGTGTATGAGGAATCCGGGGATACCTGGGTGCCTGAATCGTTTATGACCATTGAGGGATCGCGATTCGGAGCCGAGGCGGTGGATGCCGCCGGCAATGTCATTGTCCGGCAGAGCAAAAACCAGATGCCGGAACCCGGTGTGTACTGGTACATTCACGAACTGGCACCGGCCCATCTGGATTCCGGATTAACCGGCGATAAACGGTTGGAGTTCAGGGAGATGAACAACCTGGTTACGGACGAGCTGACGATGCGGCGAATTCCATTCGGGCGAACCACGCTGCTGGCCGCAGGCAAGGACGGCAGATATTATATGGCCTGGAACGACAGTTTTAACGTGGAGGTGTACGATATGAGCTTGAACCTGGTCGATTCAGTGAGGGCTCCGGTTCCCAACCAGCCGGTGACGCAGGAGGAGCGAAGCGCCGCACTGGAAGCTGCAGGGCCGCAGTTCCGGTCCCTCGCCTCAACTCATATGCCTGAAACCAAACCGGTAGCCGCCTCCATGAAGGTGGATCCCGCAGGAAACTTCTGGCTGCATACGTATGATACCCCCGAATACCTTGTTCTTGATAACGAGGGAAATCCCCTGGGCAGCTTTGACCTCCCCGGTGAGGACGAAGAAATACTGCACGTAAGCAGCGACAGAATGTATACCGTAAGAACCGGCGAAGAAGGAACCAAGATTACCGTTTACGAATTCTGTCTTTAG